The Phycisphaeraceae bacterium genome contains the following window.
CGACCGCGTCGCCCTCCCCGGCGGACCCGCATGCCTCGCAGGACACCCCCAAGCCCACCTCGAAGAGCAAGGCGTCGTCGATGAACTCAAGTTCCTCGTCGAAGTCCACGGCCTCAAGCGCATCGTCCTCGTCGCTCACGAAAACTGCGCCTTCTACACCTCGCGCCTCGAACTCAAGGATCGCCGCCTCGAACTCGTCCAGCGAGCCGACCTCGTCCGCTCCGCAGCCTTCGTCCGCCGCGTCACCGGCATCGACACCGTCGAAGGCTACTTTGCTCGCCTCGTCGAATCGCGTGTCCAGTTCGAACGCGTCGAAGTCTGATCCATCGCCAGCACAGCGACTCAGATCAGTCGCAGGCCGCTCGTCACAACGACCTGCCCAGGTTGATCGGCACCGGCCCACTTGGTCAGCAATGCCGTGTGCAACAGCACCCAGATCGCCCCAGCTGCAACCACGATCATCCGCGCGCCGTCATCTGGCACCAGCAGCACGCCCCCCGTCGCACAACTCACCAGCAAACCGCGAAACAGAACTTCAAAGTCGTCCGTCGCAAGTCCCGTTGCAATCGAAGCCGCCACGCATGCTGTTAATACTGCAGCCGCCAGCGGCAACTGTGCAGCAATCGCTGCCGGCACCACCTCCAGCGGCAGATGCCACACCTCGATCGCCGTCGCCACCACCCCCGACCAAGGCTCAAACCACAGGCCAAAAAGACCCGCGAACATCGCCACCATCATCAGCCCAAAGTCCACCCCACGCCGGCGAATGATCGAACATCCGATCAGCGGCACCAGAAACGCAAAACCCACACCCCAGATCGCCACATGCTCAAACGCTGGTTGCATCATCGCAAACACCGACACGCCGAGCACCAGCGTCGTCATCAACAACAACACAAAACCCGCCGTCCTCGATGTCGCACGCTCATCCCGCGACTGCACCATCACCGGCACACCCATCGGCATCGCTGCTGGCTCGGTCATCAACGCCGGCCGGGCCTTGTCCTTCTTCGACTTGAGCGACTTGCACGATTCTTCCAGCGAAGAGCACCGGCTCTCCAGTTCCGCAATGCGCGCCTTGGCCGCCTCGCGCTCCTCGTTCGTCTTGACCGCCGAAACCTTGTTCTCCTTCTCCGCAACCGATAGTTTCTGCGCCAGTTCCGCCAGTTCACGACGCATCTTGCGCTGCGCCTCAGCCTGCTCCTCGATCTCCTGCTCACGCTGCGCCAGAAACTCCTTGTACTCCTTCAGCCGCCGCTGCTCACGCTCCTGCGCTTCAGCCAGCTGCTTCGAAGCTTTCTGCTGCGAAGCCAACTCCGCACGCGCCGCTTCGAGCGAACCACGCATCTCCTCGATCTGCCCGGCCTTGGCGCCCACCTCGCCCTCACGCGAGGCGATCCCGCGCTCACGCTCAGCAAGTGCCGCCGAGAGTCGCTCGACTTCTTCACGCTGACTCGCCATGCGGGCAGCAAGATCCGCCTGCTCCGTCTCGCGCTGATTCAACTCGTACTGCCGAGTCGCCAATTCCTCGAGGCTCTCACGCCGCTCACGCTCGATCGTCTCTGAGTCCGCAGACTCGATCTCCACAGTCTGCAACTGCCCCACCCGGCGCTCGATCTCCGCAATCACGTCCATGAGGTCCGGTGCTGGCGCGATCGATCCAATCGATGGCCGATCAACCCCTCGTGTCGTGTCACCGGTGCCCTTGCGCATTGCGTCACTCCATGAACTGACCGGGCGCAGCGCGCTACGGCCACTCTCTATCAATATCGACTTCACCTTCACGCAAAACAAGCGCTCCAGCCCTCCACGCTTCCCACTGGTCACAAACCCTCACGCCTATGACGATCGGGAAAACTCTGACCTGCGCCCCACACCCTCACGCCTCAGACTATCGGCCCTTCCGCACTACACTTGCAGTCGTGACGCCCAAGACCCCACGCGACGCAGCCGCCACAATCGCTCGCAAACTCGCAAGCGCAGGCCATCTCGCCTACTTCGCCGGCGGGTGCGTCCGCGATGAACTCCTGGGCCTCCAGCCAACAGACTACGACATCGCCACCGACGCAAGCCCCGATCGCATCCGCTCACTCTTCAACCGCACCGCCCTCGTCGGCGCGGCCTTCGGCGTCGTCCTCGTCCGAGAACTCGGACACACCATCGAAGTCGCCACCTTCCGCGCCGATGGCCCATACTCCGATCGACGCCACCCAGACCATGTCACCTTTTCCGATCCTCGCGCCGACGCCCTCCGCCGCGACTTCACCATCAACGCCCTCTTCCTCGATCCCTCCTCCCAACCCCACAGCACACGCCAGCACGTCATCGACTTCGTCGGCGGGCTCGACGACCTCGATCGACGCATCATCCGCGCCGTCGGCAACCCCGACGAACGCCTCGCCGAAGACCACCTTCGAGCACTCCGCGCAGTGCGCTTCGCAGCCCGCTTCAATTTCACCATCGATCCCGCAACCCTTGATGCATTGCGCCGCAACGCTTCCCACCTCGTCGGCGTCAGCCGCGAGCGCATCGGCGAAGAAATTCGCCGCATTCTCACACATCATGCACGCGCCCGCGCCATCGCACTCCTCGCCGAGACAGGCCTCGAAAGCCCGGTCCTTCAGGAGCCAACTTCCACCGCTCCACTCAATCACCTCGTCTTGCTTGACCACAACGCTTCCTACCCACTCAGCCTCGCAGCCTGGGCTCTGGATCGGCATGGCCTCAACCTCGCCCCAGAAACCATCGCAAGGCAGTGGCGACTCGCCCTCGTCCTGAGCAATGAAGACCGCGACGCCTTCGTCCAGCACCTCGAACTCGCCGCCCACCTCCGATCCGAATGGGCCACCGCCACCACCGCCCAACTCAAACGCTGGGCAATGCACCCTTGCTTCAATGGCTCGCTGGCCCTTGTCGCAACATTCCCGGACCTCCAAGCCGCCATTCTCTCCGATCTCGATCGGCTACGGGCCACCCCAACCGGGCTCGCCCCGCCACCATTCATCGATGGAAACACCCTAATTCAAGCCGGCTTCACCCCAGGACCAGGGTTTCGTTTGGTACTTGATCAGGTCTATGACCTGCAACTTGAAAGCACCATCACTCACTTCGAACAGGCTCTCGCAAAGGCAAGGGAACTCGCCGCCCAATTCGGTGTCCAACAATCACGACCGGAATGACTCCCGCCTCGGCCCAATCCGCGCGGCCCAGGAAAGCACCGCATATGTTCACCCTCAGTATCAGAGGAACTCGCACCATGAAAAAATCACGCGTCTCCAACCTCTTGAAAGCCCTTGCCTGCGCCCCGTGTCTCGCGCTGGCAATTGGTTTCGGCACCGCCGCATGCACCCCTGCCACTGCACACGCCGCTGTCGCGCAGGGTGAATCCATCGATCAGGTCATCTTCCGCGACGGCCGCATCGTCCGAGGCGTCATCGAATCCGAAACCGCCGATTCGATCTCGATCTTCGTCGTCGTCGGGTCCATCCGCGGCGCATCCGCCACGCTGTACAGAAAAGCCGACATCCTCTCCATCGTCCGAGGCGATGCCGTTACGATCGACGAAGGCAACGCCGCAGTCGAGGCAGACGAGATCCTCGCCCCAACCCGCGACTCGTACTCGCCCGATCGCAAGATCGTCTACCACATCGCCCTCGACGGCTGGTTCGGACGCGACGTCAACGTCACCCCGATCAAACAAGCCGTCGAGGCCGCACGCCGCCTCCAGCCCGATTACCTCCTCATCGAAGTCAACAACAACTGGGGACGCTTCGGCCAGGACTTCGGCGACGACCGCTACGGCTTCGACCAGTTCGGCATCGCCGACGATATCGAACCCCTCCTCAGACAAAACCTCGTCACCCACTGGGAAAAGAAGCCCGAAGTCGTGGTCTGGGTCAAGAACGCCATGGCAGGTGCCGCATTCATTCCTTTCTTCGCCCCCAATATCTACTTCGCCAGCAACGGCCGCATGGGCGGGATCGGCGACCTCGGTGACATGTTCGAAGGCGTCGGCGACCAGGTCGTCGTCGATAAGCAACGCTCTCTCCGTCTTGCACGCGCCATCAGTATGGCCGCACCCAATGGCTACGACGAAAACATCGTCCGCGCCATGACCTGGCGCAAGTTCACCCTCTACTACACAATGCAGGGCGGAAGACCCGTCTACCACACCTCCCCCGTCCCCGGTGCCGAACTCCTCACCGATGATGGCGAAGGACCAAACAAAGACACCGACGAAGCGAAGGTCCGCGGCGAAGGTAACGATGTCCTGACCCTCCGCGCAAGCATCGCCCAGAAACTAGGCGTCTCCAAGGGCACCGCCGACTCCATCGAAGACATCATGTTCTTCCTCGGCATCGTCGATCAGTATGAACTCGTCTCCGATCCATCCCAGCGCATCATGTCCCGCTGGTCCAGTGCCATCGACCGCCTCGAACGCGACATTCCACGCATGTTCCGCGAGTTCAACGAAATCAACGTTCAGGGCGACTACAACGAACGCAAGCGCGCTCGAGGCCAGCAGATCAACATGCTCCGCCGAATCATCGCGCAAGTCGAACGCTATCAGGAGTCTCTCGCATTCTCCCGCATCGGCGTCCCACCCGTCGACCAACTCCGCGTCCTTATCGAACGCATCCGCCTCCAGCAACTCGCCGATCGTCCATAACTCGACCGCACTCACTCAGAAAGCACACACGCCATGAGCATCAAAGCATTCATCAGCCGTTTCGCAACCGTCGCAGCCGCAGCTCTGCTGCTCGTCGCGACCCACCTCTCCTTCGCATCCGATGTCGTCCATCTCAAGGACGGTCGCAAGATCGAAGGCACCATCGTCCGCGAACTCGACGGGTCCGTCTGGATCAAGACCCGCCTGGGCAGCATCGAGAACACCGAGTTTTTCCTCGCTGACAACATCGCAAAGATCGAACGCGATGCCCCCGCAGCAACCGCTACTGACCCCAAGCCGAACCCCATCCAGCAGATCCGACCACGCACCCCCGGCGCACCACGCGGCGCGATCATCAGCCTCGAAGGAACCGTCGGCATCGAAATGACCGCCAAAACCCTCTACGACCTCATCCCGATTCTCGAACGCGACCTCGGATCCGACGGCACCGGCATCGTCGTCTTCAAGATCAACTCCGGCGGCGGACTCCTGCTCGAAATTCAGCGCCTCTCCGACGTCATCCACAACGAATACAAGAAGCGCTTCCGCACTGTCGCCTGGATCGAGTCCGCCATCTCCGCAGCCGCAATGACCGCGCACTGCGCCGAGGAAATCTACTTCCTTCCCGAAGGCAACTACGGCGCATGCACCGGCTGGTCCGGTCGCCTTCAGGCTGTCGCCGGTCGCGGCCTCGAAGAAGTCCTCTACATGATGGAACGCATCAGCGCACGCGGCGGATACGACCCCAAGATCATGCGCGCCATGCAGATCAACGAGCCCCTCTCCTGCACCATCGACCCCCGCACCGGACAGGTCTACTGGTATCAGACCCAGGAAGGCGAGCACCTCGTCAACCCCGGCAACGACATCCTCACCTTCACCGCTCAGCAAGCCGAACGCTATCGCTTCAGCAAGGGCACCGCCAAAAACCTCGCCGAACTTACCCAGAAACTCGGATATCAGGAAGTCGACTGGGTCGGCGAGAACCGCGTGGGCTACATCTATCCCATCAGCCGCGCCGAAAGCGCCATGCTCGACTTCCGCAAGAAAGTCTCCGATGACCAGGCCCGCACCAACGAATACTTCGCCACATACATGGAAGCCCGCGCCGCAGCCGCTCAGGCACCCCGCGACATTCGCCCGCGCTTCGTCGGCCGCGCACGCCAGAACCTCAACCGCATCGAATCAATGGTGCGCAATAACCCCAACTTCGCGCTCCTCACATGGGGCATGGAACTCAGCGACTGGGAACGCGACTGGCTCGCTGCAGAAAAAGAGTACCTCACCAACCTCCTGAGAGATTGACGTTCGACAGGTCGCTCCTCGTCGGCGCAAACCCGGAGCCTTGATCCGCTCCGGGTTTTTTCATGCGCACATCCACGCCCTACCATCGAATCCACGAGGATTTCATCATGCCGCAGCCTTCCACCTTCGCCACCACCCCATTCGATGCAACCCAATGGGAACAGATCGAGCCACGCCTCCAGCACCTTCTCGACCACCCCGCAACCTCGCGCGCCACGCTCGAACAGTGGCTCGTCGATCGCTCCGAACTCGAAGCCGCATGCAGCGAGGCCGCCGCCACCCTCTACATCAACATGACCTGCGACACCGACAACCCCGCAGCTCGCGACGCCTACCTCCACTACGTCGAGCACATCGCCCCACGCATCAAGCCCATCGGGTTCGAACTCGACAAACTCCAGGCCTCACTCTGCGAGCGCTTCAGCCTCACCACCGACCGCTACCTCGTCCTCCATCGCGACACCAACGCCGCCGTCACCCTCTACCGCGACGAAAACGTCCCGCTCCAGACTGAACTCGACAAACTCAGCCAGCAGTACCAGCAGGTCACCGGCGCCATGACCGTCCAGTTCGATGGCCAGGAAAAAACGCTCCCTCAGATGGGCGTATATCAGGAATCAACCGATCGCACAATCCGCGAGAGCGCCTACCGCACCGTCACCGCTCGTCGCCTCGAAGACGTCGACACCATCCACACGATCTTCGACGACATGATCCGCCTGCGCGACCAGGTCGCGCGAAACGCCGACTGTGCCGATTATGTCGAGTACGCCTTCAAGTCACGCCTCCGCTTCGACTACACGCCCGGGCACTGCTTCGACTTCCATGAAGCATGCGAAAAACGCATCGTCCCGCTCGTACGCGCCCTCGACGCAAAGCGCCGCGATCAACTCGGCGTCGACGCCCTGCGCCCATGGGATCTGAGCGTCGATCCGAAGGGAAGAGCGCCGCTCACGCCCTTCAAGGGCGGCGCCGACCTCGTCGCACGCACCCAGCGCGTCTTTGACCAGCTCGACCCGCAACTCGCAGCCATGTTCCGCGACCTCGGCGACGGCGCAAGCTCGCACGGCGCACGCGACGGCTCATCGCTCGATCTCGACTCGCGCAAAGGCAAAGCCCCCGGCGGCTATCAGTACATGCGCGACCTCATCCGCAAGCCCTTCATCTTCATGAATGCCGCCGGCATGCACCACGACATCGAAACCATGGTCCACGAAGCCGGACACGCCTTCCATTCCGTGCTCTGCAACGATGAGCCCCTGCTCCACTATCGCCACGCACCGATCGAGTTCTGCGAAGTCGCCTCCATGTCCATGGAACTTCTCACCATGCCTCACTGGGACGCCTTCTACCCCGACCCCAGCGATCTCGCACGCGCCCGCCGCAAGCAACTCGAAGGCTCCATCGCGCTCCTCCCCTGGATCGCCACCATCGACGCCTTCCAGCATTGGCTCTACTCCAATCCGAAACACACCCGCGATCAGCGACGCGACGCATGGCGCGACCTCGTCGCACGCTTCGGCAACGCCGTCTCGTGGGAAGGCCTCGAACCATTCCGCGACATCTTCTGGCAGCGACAAGGCCACCTCTTCAGCGTCCCGTTCTACTACATCGAGTATGGCATCGCCCGCCTCGGTTCACTCCAACTCTGGCTCCGCTCGCTCGAGGAAAGCCCCGCCGCCGCCCTCAACGCCTACAAACGCGCCATGACCCTCGGCGGCTCGCGCCCACTCCCCGAACTCTTCGCCGCTGCTGGTCTCCGCTTTGACTTCGGCCTCGATACCGTCAGCCGCCTCGTCGATCGCGTCGAACGAGAACTCGAAAAACTCCCTGAATAATCCTTTGGCGAGCCTCCCCCTCGCGTTACACTCAAGCCCGGGAGGCACAACATGCCGTTCTGTCTTGTCGATCCTCACGACCAGGAGCGCGATCTGCGCCGACTGTTCATCGAGCAGATCGATCGGGCACAATCAGCGTTGACCGCCTCGAAACTCCGCACGTTTCGCACCAGTTGCAAGCGCGCCCGCGCAACGTTGCACTGCTGCGGCGATCTCCGTCACGATAAATCGCTGCGCACCATGGACCGCAAAATCCGCAGCCTGTCACACACCATCGCCCCCGCCCGCGATCACGAAGCCATCGCCAGCACCGCCCGCTCCCTCGCCCGCATCTCCCCCCCTTCCGATCTCGACAGTCTCATGCGCGCCCTCGCCCGCGCGACCGCTCCGCCCGCTGCCCCCACAACGCTCACATCCGATCTCCGCCGCACACTCCGCGACGAACTCGGCCAACTCCGCACTCCCGCCGCCGATCTCTCGCCAACGACCGACGACTTCTGGCTGGGCATCCAACGCGAATACCGAAAAGCAAGGCAGCGCATGCCCACCACCGATTCCCCATCCCCCGAAAGCCTCCACCGCTGGCGACTCGCAGCCAAAAAGCACTGGTACCACCTCCGCCTCTGCCGCACGATTCATCCCCGCCTCCTGCAGACCAT
Protein-coding sequences here:
- a CDS encoding CCA tRNA nucleotidyltransferase, which produces MTPKTPRDAAATIARKLASAGHLAYFAGGCVRDELLGLQPTDYDIATDASPDRIRSLFNRTALVGAAFGVVLVRELGHTIEVATFRADGPYSDRRHPDHVTFSDPRADALRRDFTINALFLDPSSQPHSTRQHVIDFVGGLDDLDRRIIRAVGNPDERLAEDHLRALRAVRFAARFNFTIDPATLDALRRNASHLVGVSRERIGEEIRRILTHHARARAIALLAETGLESPVLQEPTSTAPLNHLVLLDHNASYPLSLAAWALDRHGLNLAPETIARQWRLALVLSNEDRDAFVQHLELAAHLRSEWATATTAQLKRWAMHPCFNGSLALVATFPDLQAAILSDLDRLRATPTGLAPPPFIDGNTLIQAGFTPGPGFRLVLDQVYDLQLESTITHFEQALAKARELAAQFGVQQSRPE
- a CDS encoding M3 family oligoendopeptidase; the encoded protein is MPQPSTFATTPFDATQWEQIEPRLQHLLDHPATSRATLEQWLVDRSELEAACSEAAATLYINMTCDTDNPAARDAYLHYVEHIAPRIKPIGFELDKLQASLCERFSLTTDRYLVLHRDTNAAVTLYRDENVPLQTELDKLSQQYQQVTGAMTVQFDGQEKTLPQMGVYQESTDRTIRESAYRTVTARRLEDVDTIHTIFDDMIRLRDQVARNADCADYVEYAFKSRLRFDYTPGHCFDFHEACEKRIVPLVRALDAKRRDQLGVDALRPWDLSVDPKGRAPLTPFKGGADLVARTQRVFDQLDPQLAAMFRDLGDGASSHGARDGSSLDLDSRKGKAPGGYQYMRDLIRKPFIFMNAAGMHHDIETMVHEAGHAFHSVLCNDEPLLHYRHAPIEFCEVASMSMELLTMPHWDAFYPDPSDLARARRKQLEGSIALLPWIATIDAFQHWLYSNPKHTRDQRRDAWRDLVARFGNAVSWEGLEPFRDIFWQRQGHLFSVPFYYIEYGIARLGSLQLWLRSLEESPAAALNAYKRAMTLGGSRPLPELFAAAGLRFDFGLDTVSRLVDRVERELEKLPE
- a CDS encoding CHAD domain-containing protein, translated to MPFCLVDPHDQERDLRRLFIEQIDRAQSALTASKLRTFRTSCKRARATLHCCGDLRHDKSLRTMDRKIRSLSHTIAPARDHEAIASTARSLARISPPSDLDSLMRALARATAPPAAPTTLTSDLRRTLRDELGQLRTPAADLSPTTDDFWLGIQREYRKARQRMPTTDSPSPESLHRWRLAAKKHWYHLRLCRTIHPRLLQTMAQELRAITQALGSCNDLTILLTLLDTLQRPDAAHLASLARAEHAHQLHTARSRARSAFAPKPSHLVDFLRDLHRSWTRSA